One genomic segment of Arachis duranensis cultivar V14167 chromosome 4, aradu.V14167.gnm2.J7QH, whole genome shotgun sequence includes these proteins:
- the LOC107485525 gene encoding protein PXR1, producing the protein MGAKGKKRREKNYKAAHGGYSGLPPPPDPSKLDALPSKIRQIMSFTQSQQKHLDNKHTHHYSHAQNNIPLKDKGGLGTANGKVENTNEQLKESYHGDSDCEQLMQSSENDKKKKKRKRKEVKDLRFAMEPDKTSSQLKRKERKKKYLEAKKKKKQKKSHEEDELDFPGHEKIKFGDIVQAPPKLAVIPRAFKNAQDASQERLRLRAIEEYRNRKGWKSRPGSHLPPSLT; encoded by the exons ATGGGAGCAAAGGgaaagaagaggagagagaagaacTACAAAGCTGCTCATGGCGGCTACAGTGGCCTCCCTCCCCCGCCTGATCCTTCCAAGCTCGACGCTTTGCCTTCCAAAATTCGCCAAATCATGTCTTTCACTCAGTCCCAACAAAAACACCTTGATAACAAGCACACACACCATTATTCCCATGCTCAAAAT AATATCCCTTTGAAGGACAAAGGTGGACTTGGAACTGCAAATGGCAAAGTCGAGAATACTAATGAACAATTGAAGGAATCTTACCATGGTGATAGTGATTGTGAACAGCTTATGCAAAGTAGtgaaaatgataagaaaaagaagaaaagaaagaggaaggagGTTAAGGATCTTAGATTTGCAATGGAGCCTGATAAAACTAGCTCCCAGTTAAAAAGAAAGGAGCGCAAGAAAAA GTATTTAGaggcaaagaagaagaagaagcagaaaaaATCCcatgaagaagatgaattagaCTTCCCTGggcatgaaaaaataaaatttggagATATTGTGCAAGCTCCACCAAAGTTAGCTGTCATTCCTAGG GCGTTCAAGAATGCTCAAGATGCTTCACAAGAAAGACTTCGACTCAGGGCTATCGAGGAATACAGGAATCGTAAAGGATGGAAATCAAGACCAGGAAGTCATCTTCCACCTTCCTTGACATAA